The following are encoded in a window of Lactobacillus acidophilus genomic DNA:
- the gltX gene encoding glutamate--tRNA ligase, which translates to MAKEKIRVRYAPSPTGHLHIGNARTALFNYLFARHNKGTMVLRIEDTDQKRNVKGGSKSQMENLHWLGIDWDEGPDKGGDYGPYRQSERKDIYQKYIDQLLEEGKAYYSYKTEEELEEQREEQRAMGVAPHYTYEYEGMTADEIKQAQEEAKAKGLKPVVRIHIPEMETYSWDDIVKGHLEFESDTIGGDFVIQKRDGMPTYNFAVVVDDHLMKITHVLRGDDHVSNTPKQLVVYEALGWEPPKFGHMTLIINSETGKKLSKRDESVLQFIEQYRDLGYLPDAMFNFITLLGWSPKGENEIFTKREFIKQFDPARLSKSPAAFDQKKLEWINNQYIKKADRDTLLDLSLNNLQEAGLVDEHPTPEKMEWIRQLVNIYAVQMSYTKQIVDMAKIFFEDAKELSDEEIEEIKNDDGRAVIEEFKKQLDLIPRFTAVQIMGAIQATRKATGIKGRKLFMPVRIATTRSMVGPGIGEAMELLGKDRVVKHIDLTLKQMSDNNL; encoded by the coding sequence TTGGCTAAAGAAAAAATCCGTGTAAGATATGCACCAAGTCCAACCGGTCACTTACACATCGGTAACGCACGTACTGCACTTTTTAACTATTTATTCGCCCGTCATAATAAGGGTACTATGGTATTGAGAATCGAAGATACCGACCAAAAACGTAATGTTAAAGGCGGTTCTAAATCTCAAATGGAAAACCTTCACTGGTTAGGAATTGACTGGGATGAAGGTCCAGATAAAGGTGGAGACTACGGTCCATATCGCCAATCAGAAAGAAAAGACATTTACCAAAAGTATATTGATCAATTACTTGAAGAAGGTAAAGCATACTACTCATACAAGACTGAAGAAGAACTTGAAGAGCAACGTGAAGAACAACGTGCTATGGGTGTTGCTCCTCACTACACTTACGAATATGAAGGTATGACTGCTGATGAAATTAAGCAAGCTCAAGAAGAGGCTAAGGCTAAGGGCTTAAAGCCAGTTGTACGTATTCATATTCCAGAAATGGAAACGTATTCATGGGATGATATTGTTAAAGGTCATCTTGAATTTGAATCAGATACCATTGGTGGTGACTTCGTTATTCAAAAGCGTGATGGTATGCCAACTTATAACTTCGCAGTTGTAGTTGATGATCACTTAATGAAGATTACTCATGTTCTTCGTGGTGACGATCACGTTTCAAATACTCCTAAGCAATTAGTAGTTTATGAAGCACTTGGTTGGGAACCACCTAAGTTTGGTCACATGACTTTGATCATTAACTCAGAAACTGGTAAGAAGCTTTCTAAGCGTGATGAATCTGTTCTTCAATTTATTGAACAATATCGTGATCTTGGTTACTTACCAGATGCAATGTTCAACTTCATTACACTTCTTGGTTGGTCACCAAAGGGTGAAAATGAAATCTTCACTAAGCGTGAATTCATTAAGCAATTTGATCCAGCACGTTTATCTAAGTCACCTGCTGCTTTTGACCAAAAGAAGCTTGAATGGATTAACAACCAATATATCAAGAAGGCAGATCGTGATACTTTGCTTGACTTGTCATTGAACAATTTACAAGAAGCTGGCTTGGTTGATGAACACCCAACACCAGAAAAAATGGAATGGATTCGTCAACTTGTAAACATTTACGCCGTTCAAATGTCTTACACTAAGCAAATTGTTGATATGGCTAAGATTTTCTTCGAAGATGCTAAGGAACTTTCTGATGAAGAAATCGAAGAAATCAAGAATGATGATGGTCGTGCAGTAATTGAAGAATTTAAGAAGCAATTAGACCTTATTCCAAGATTTACTGCAGTTCAAATTATGGGTGCTATTCAAGCAACTCGTAAGGCAACTGGTATAAAGGGTAGAAAATTATTTATGCCAGTAAGAATTGCTACTACTCGTTCAATGGTAGGACCTGGTATCGGTGAAGCCATGGAACTTTTGGGTAAGGATCGTGTTGTAAAACACATTGATTTGACTTTGAAGCAAATGAGCGATAACAATCTTTAA
- the radA gene encoding DNA repair protein RadA — protein MARVKTQYKCRSCGYISASYLGRCPNCGAWNQFEKETEEVQKRSTKATASRLIQKTGVNEPVKLDKIKAEKEERISTKSEELNRVLGGGIVPGSLVLIGGDPGIGKSTLMLQIMSDLAEKHKVLYVSGEESANQIKLRADRLGIGQSNMLLYPESDMHDIREQINDVKPDFVVIDSIQTMNEPSLDSMTGSASQVREVTSELMKIAKMDAITVFVIGHVTKEGAIAGPKIMEHMVDTVLYFEGDEHHTYRILHSVKNRFGAANEIGMFEMVNEGLKEVTNPSAIFLDQRLPNSTGSAVVVSLEGTRPLLAEIQALVTPTAFGYAKRTTSGIDYNRAALLLAVLEKRGNLMLQNQDVYLTATGGIKLNEPAIDLAIAMSVASSYTDKEISPTDCFVGEVGLTGEIRRVDKIEARVKEAAKVGFKRIFIPKHNMYQGLTNNGIEVIPVSSIPQALKLVFN, from the coding sequence ATGGCAAGGGTAAAAACTCAATATAAATGTCGCTCCTGTGGTTACATTTCTGCTAGTTATTTAGGTAGATGTCCTAACTGTGGAGCATGGAATCAATTTGAAAAAGAAACTGAAGAAGTACAAAAACGTTCAACAAAAGCTACAGCTAGCCGTTTAATCCAAAAAACTGGCGTAAATGAACCAGTAAAGCTAGATAAAATTAAAGCGGAAAAAGAAGAGAGAATTTCTACTAAATCAGAAGAATTAAATCGTGTTTTAGGTGGCGGAATTGTACCTGGATCGCTTGTATTAATCGGTGGAGATCCTGGAATTGGTAAATCAACTTTAATGTTGCAAATTATGAGTGATTTGGCAGAAAAGCATAAAGTATTATACGTTTCCGGAGAAGAATCAGCTAATCAAATTAAGCTAAGAGCTGATCGGTTAGGAATCGGACAGAGTAACATGCTTTTATATCCTGAAAGTGATATGCATGATATTCGTGAACAAATTAATGATGTTAAACCTGATTTTGTAGTTATTGATTCAATTCAAACAATGAATGAACCTAGCTTAGATTCTATGACAGGTTCTGCCTCACAGGTTCGTGAAGTAACTAGTGAATTGATGAAAATCGCAAAAATGGATGCAATTACTGTTTTTGTAATTGGACATGTAACTAAAGAGGGTGCAATTGCGGGACCTAAAATTATGGAACATATGGTAGATACTGTTCTATATTTTGAAGGGGATGAGCACCATACTTATAGAATTTTACATTCTGTGAAAAATCGTTTTGGTGCTGCTAATGAAATTGGCATGTTTGAAATGGTGAATGAAGGGTTAAAAGAAGTAACTAATCCGTCAGCTATTTTTCTTGATCAAAGATTACCAAATTCGACTGGTTCAGCAGTAGTTGTTTCTTTGGAAGGAACACGCCCGCTTTTGGCAGAAATTCAGGCTTTGGTTACGCCAACGGCATTTGGTTATGCAAAAAGAACAACGTCAGGGATTGATTATAATAGGGCTGCTCTTTTACTGGCAGTACTTGAAAAGCGTGGTAATTTGATGTTGCAAAACCAAGATGTATATTTGACTGCTACTGGTGGGATTAAGTTGAATGAGCCTGCGATTGATTTGGCGATTGCAATGTCTGTTGCATCTAGTTATACAGACAAAGAAATTTCACCAACTGATTGTTTTGTAGGTGAAGTAGGTTTAACGGGAGAAATCCGTAGAGTAGATAAAATTGAAGCTAGAGTAAAAGAAGCTGCTAAAGTTGGTTTTAAGCGAATTTTTATTCCTAAACACAATATGTATCAAGGATTAACTAATAACGGAATAGAAGTTATTCCAGTTTCAAGCATTCCGCAAGCGTTAAAATTAGTTTTTAATTAG
- a CDS encoding dCTP deaminase/dUTPase family protein, whose amino-acid sequence MKTRGFEVVAKYQDKNINLPRRQTLASAGYDIEAAEDITIPSIWRLNFVRIFRLIRNGHQLYERDYEMCDQTLKPILVPTGLKAYMPEDEVLILANRSSNTFKRNLALPNGIGVIDADYYNNPNNEGEIFVQVLNYGVRPLHIHKGDRIAQGIFIKYLKTDDDDPISRQRVSGFGSTNEKKDD is encoded by the coding sequence ATGAAAACACGCGGATTTGAAGTAGTTGCTAAGTATCAAGATAAAAATATTAATTTGCCTAGAAGACAAACTTTAGCCAGTGCTGGTTATGATATCGAAGCTGCAGAAGATATAACCATTCCCAGTATTTGGCGTTTGAATTTTGTGCGAATTTTTAGATTAATTAGAAATGGACATCAGCTTTATGAGCGTGATTATGAAATGTGTGATCAAACATTAAAGCCAATTTTGGTGCCAACAGGACTTAAAGCATATATGCCCGAAGATGAAGTACTTATTTTAGCTAACCGTTCATCAAATACTTTTAAAAGAAATTTGGCATTACCAAATGGAATTGGTGTAATTGATGCTGATTATTACAACAATCCTAATAATGAAGGGGAAATATTTGTTCAAGTGCTTAATTATGGTGTTCGTCCACTTCATATTCATAAAGGTGACCGTATTGCTCAAGGGATTTTTATTAAATATCTAAAAACTGATGATGATGATCCAATTAGTCGACAAAGGGTTAGCGGTTTTGGTTCAACAAACGAAAAGAAGGATGATTAA
- the pepC gene encoding aminopeptidase C, translating to MSKEISKDTINKFEQDLTNHPAYKVASRAAQENGIFKASQDLQTKIDLDPTFSIEIETGKPADQKQSGRCWMFSALNTMRHPLQKKFQLKDFELSQNYTNFWDKFEKSNWFFENVIATADKPLGDRKVSFLFATPQQDGGQWDMLCGIIEKYGIVPKSVYPETANATNSSALNDTLNTLLRKDGLELRKLVNDGKSEEEIQTRKEEMLNDVFRVLAVSLGVPPKKFNFEYRDDDKNYHIDKDITPKEFFDKYVGMDLEDHISTINAPTSDKPFHKVFSVEYLGNVEGGRQVRHLNLKVDEMKDLIIKQLKSGEVVWFGSNVVKDSERRAGLLDTDLYRRDELFDVDFSMSKAEKLDSGESMMDHAMVITGVDIVDGKPTKWKIENSWGEKPGFKGYFVMSDKWFDSFVYQAVINKKFLPDDLKKAYDEGVKDPIQLLPWDPMGALAFDF from the coding sequence ATGTCAAAAGAAATTTCTAAGGATACTATTAATAAATTTGAACAAGATTTAACTAATCACCCAGCTTATAAAGTTGCCAGCCGTGCAGCACAAGAAAATGGCATTTTTAAAGCAAGTCAAGATTTACAAACTAAAATTGATCTTGATCCAACTTTTTCAATTGAAATTGAAACTGGTAAACCAGCTGACCAAAAGCAATCCGGTCGTTGCTGGATGTTCAGCGCATTAAATACCATGCGTCACCCACTTCAAAAGAAATTCCAATTGAAGGACTTCGAATTATCTCAAAATTACACCAACTTCTGGGATAAATTTGAAAAGTCAAACTGGTTCTTTGAAAATGTTATTGCAACTGCAGATAAGCCACTCGGCGATCGCAAAGTTTCATTCTTGTTTGCCACTCCACAACAAGACGGTGGTCAATGGGATATGCTTTGTGGCATTATTGAAAAATACGGTATCGTACCAAAGAGTGTTTACCCAGAAACTGCTAATGCAACTAACTCAAGTGCATTAAACGACACTTTAAACACCTTGCTTCGTAAAGATGGTCTAGAATTACGTAAATTGGTTAACGATGGTAAGTCAGAAGAAGAAATTCAAACTCGTAAGGAAGAAATGCTTAACGATGTCTTCCGCGTACTAGCTGTTTCACTTGGCGTTCCACCAAAGAAATTTAACTTCGAATATCGTGACGATGACAAGAATTACCATATTGATAAGGACATTACTCCAAAGGAATTCTTTGATAAATATGTTGGTATGGACCTTGAAGACCACATCTCAACTATCAATGCTCCAACTAGTGACAAGCCATTCCATAAAGTATTCTCAGTTGAATACTTAGGTAATGTTGAAGGTGGTCGTCAAGTTCGTCACTTGAACTTAAAGGTTGATGAAATGAAAGACTTAATCATCAAGCAACTAAAGAGCGGCGAAGTTGTATGGTTTGGTTCAAACGTTGTTAAGGACTCAGAAAGAAGAGCTGGTCTTCTTGATACTGACCTTTACAGACGTGACGAATTATTTGACGTGGACTTTTCAATGTCAAAGGCTGAAAAGCTTGATTCTGGTGAAAGTATGATGGACCATGCTATGGTTATCACTGGTGTTGATATTGTTGATGGCAAACCAACTAAGTGGAAGATCGAAAACTCATGGGGCGAAAAGCCTGGCTTCAAAGGTTACTTTGTAATGAGCGACAAATGGTTTGATTCATTTGTTTACCAAGCTGTTATCAACAAGAAATTCTTGCCAGACGACTTAAAGAAAGCCTACGATGAAGGTGTTAAAGATCCAATCCAATTATTACCATGGGATCCAATGGGTGCTTTAGCATTTGATTTTTAA
- a CDS encoding AAA family ATPase has protein sequence MRKLFLLRGAPGSGKSSFIARHHLTPYAISRDQIRLLLADLTVYYQEDADVLHQVIPRHVTVRTEQMVDHLVEHKMEHGETVIVDGTHIVPSAIEHFKPWVEKYHYECFVVDLMQHNTLENLLKRNQTRMHYDWVKPEVVKQMYRSYEAHPEVPYWAHKIVPNQMEHALSQKESNLDRYSHVIAIPDKVDEKDFPHVHISNFYFSFNEKFTEKYGTYRNVVSIAKTEEEAVKQFKLPYFVFKFHHKHFLISAYPIRNEMLDPIRKVKGVWTYSTGLYNVADFIKEFPENPKQHVHQFNLSKLDPTRLLHIW, from the coding sequence ATGCGTAAATTATTTTTATTGCGAGGTGCACCTGGCTCCGGTAAATCTTCTTTTATTGCACGTCATCACTTAACGCCTTATGCGATCAGTCGTGATCAAATTAGGTTATTATTGGCGGATTTAACAGTTTATTATCAAGAGGATGCGGATGTATTACACCAAGTTATTCCGCGGCACGTAACAGTGCGTACTGAGCAAATGGTGGATCACCTTGTAGAACACAAGATGGAACATGGGGAAACTGTGATTGTCGATGGAACTCATATTGTTCCAAGTGCAATCGAGCATTTTAAACCATGGGTAGAAAAATATCATTATGAATGCTTCGTAGTAGATTTGATGCAGCATAATACGCTAGAGAATTTACTTAAGCGTAATCAAACAAGAATGCATTATGACTGGGTTAAACCAGAAGTAGTAAAGCAAATGTATCGCTCATATGAAGCACATCCAGAAGTACCATATTGGGCACATAAAATAGTTCCAAATCAAATGGAACATGCTTTATCACAAAAGGAAAGTAATCTAGATCGTTACTCACATGTAATTGCTATCCCAGATAAAGTTGATGAAAAAGATTTCCCACATGTTCATATTTCGAATTTTTATTTTTCTTTTAATGAAAAATTTACTGAAAAGTATGGCACATATCGAAATGTAGTTTCAATTGCGAAAACTGAAGAGGAAGCTGTAAAACAGTTTAAATTACCATATTTTGTTTTTAAGTTTCACCATAAGCATTTCTTAATTTCTGCATACCCAATCAGAAATGAAATGTTGGATCCTATTAGAAAAGTAAAGGGAGTTTGGACATATTCGACAGGATTATACAATGTGGCAGATTTTATTAAAGAATTTCCAGAAAATCCTAAACAACATGTTCACCAATTTAACTTAAGCAAATTAGATCCAACACGTTTGCTACATATTTGGTAA
- a CDS encoding 2,3-bisphosphoglycerate-dependent phosphoglycerate mutase: MAKLVLVRHGESVANAENVYTGWNDVPLTEKGKQQAKKAGKLINTITDFAPTHIHTSVLSRAIVTANIVADTCGLLWLPMTKTWRLNERHYGALRGLNKDVSRKVFGVEQVLLWRRGFNSIPPAQGSPVIDRRYKLCDQHLMPRAESLHQTQNRLMPYYYDHIAPKLLNGEDQLIVAHGSSLRALIKKLENINDHDIVNLEVPNAEPIVYTMDDQLNIINKKILR; encoded by the coding sequence ATTGCAAAGTTAGTATTAGTTAGACATGGTGAAAGTGTTGCGAATGCTGAAAATGTTTATACAGGATGGAATGATGTTCCATTAACTGAAAAGGGAAAGCAACAAGCAAAAAAAGCAGGAAAATTAATTAATACTATTACTGATTTTGCACCAACTCATATTCATACATCTGTTTTATCAAGGGCTATTGTTACTGCTAATATAGTAGCTGATACATGTGGTTTATTATGGTTACCTATGACTAAGACATGGAGACTAAATGAACGCCACTATGGTGCTTTAAGAGGCCTTAATAAAGATGTTTCACGTAAGGTGTTTGGTGTAGAACAAGTTTTATTATGGCGTAGAGGTTTTAATTCGATTCCTCCGGCACAAGGATCACCAGTAATTGATCGTCGTTATAAATTATGTGACCAGCACTTGATGCCAAGAGCAGAAAGTTTACATCAAACTCAAAATAGATTAATGCCATATTACTATGATCATATTGCTCCTAAATTACTCAATGGCGAAGATCAATTAATTGTTGCACATGGTTCTAGTTTAAGAGCTTTAATTAAAAAACTCGAAAATATTAACGATCATGATATTGTTAATCTAGAAGTCCCTAATGCAGAGCCAATTGTTTATACTATGGATGATCAATTGAATATTATAAATAAAAAAATTTTACGTTAA
- a CDS encoding cation diffusion facilitator family transporter: protein MNKDHTTKRYVFVTLLNVIITIAEFLGGIFSGSLALLSDAVHNLSDVGAIILSFIAHLISRRSRNNNKTFGYERAETLAAFTNGVVLIVISVVLFVEAIQRFWEPEHIHGGIMLVVSIIGLLANIISMLAMHRDAKGNLNVRSTFIHMLSDALSSVAVVIGAVFIYFWNVTWLDPVLTILVSLFVLHEAYEITMKAANVLMESNPDIDLDKVNEIVLSFPKVTNIHHVHVWRYSDDFIMMDAHINVAPDMCADELEQLYQEIGKKLKKELGINHITLQAECKRGQNDDMIVPGRGNNED, encoded by the coding sequence ATGAATAAGGACCATACAACTAAACGTTATGTGTTTGTTACACTGCTTAATGTTATTATTACTATCGCAGAATTTTTGGGCGGTATTTTTTCAGGATCATTAGCGCTTTTATCTGATGCTGTCCATAATTTAAGCGATGTGGGTGCGATTATTTTATCTTTTATAGCGCATTTAATTAGTAGAAGAAGTCGGAATAATAATAAGACTTTTGGTTATGAAAGAGCAGAAACATTGGCAGCTTTTACTAATGGTGTAGTTCTAATCGTAATCAGTGTAGTGTTATTTGTGGAAGCAATCCAACGCTTCTGGGAGCCAGAACATATCCATGGTGGTATTATGCTGGTAGTATCAATTATTGGCTTGCTTGCTAATATAATTTCTATGCTTGCTATGCATAGGGATGCCAAAGGTAACTTAAATGTTCGCTCAACATTTATTCATATGCTTAGTGATGCCTTATCTAGTGTAGCTGTTGTAATTGGTGCGGTGTTTATTTACTTTTGGAATGTTACTTGGCTTGACCCTGTATTAACTATCTTGGTTTCATTGTTTGTTTTACATGAAGCCTATGAAATTACTATGAAAGCTGCTAATGTTTTGATGGAATCCAATCCCGATATTGATCTTGATAAAGTTAATGAAATAGTCCTATCTTTTCCAAAAGTAACTAATATTCACCATGTTCATGTATGGCGCTATAGTGATGATTTTATAATGATGGATGCGCATATAAATGTTGCACCAGATATGTGTGCAGATGAGCTAGAACAACTCTATCAAGAAATTGGTAAAAAGCTAAAGAAAGAATTAGGCATCAATCATATAACTTTACAGGCAGAATGTAAGCGAGGACAAAATGACGATATGATTGTGCCAGGACGTGGAAATAACGAAGATTAG
- a CDS encoding histidine phosphatase family protein, producing the protein MATEVYLVRHGETMFNQLNKVQGWCDSPLTVKGINDLKRTANALSQVHFDNMYSSDLKRAIDTVHLMKDANVVSDIGKIRKLPEFREVFFGTFEGDDINQTWDQVAMAAGIGHEDDVAKIINKVGLDKFREATKKADPRHLAENTQELDKRMIRGINVLRDLTKDEQRVLLVSHGDFIKTLTIKYWKDSDGIHDIVFPNNGSVTRGILHDDGKFEIVDYNIDAEKL; encoded by the coding sequence ATGGCAACAGAAGTTTATTTAGTTCGTCATGGTGAAACGATGTTCAACCAATTGAATAAAGTTCAAGGTTGGTGCGATTCTCCATTAACAGTTAAGGGGATTAATGATTTAAAAAGAACTGCTAATGCTTTAAGTCAAGTACACTTTGATAATATGTATTCGTCAGACCTAAAAAGAGCGATTGATACTGTTCATTTAATGAAAGATGCTAATGTGGTTTCGGATATTGGGAAAATTAGAAAGTTGCCAGAATTTCGTGAAGTTTTCTTTGGAACTTTCGAGGGTGATGATATTAACCAAACTTGGGATCAAGTAGCGATGGCTGCAGGAATCGGGCATGAAGATGATGTGGCCAAAATTATTAATAAGGTTGGATTAGACAAATTCCGTGAAGCAACTAAGAAGGCAGATCCACGTCATTTAGCAGAAAATACTCAAGAATTAGATAAAAGAATGATTCGTGGGATTAATGTTTTACGCGATCTAACTAAAGATGAACAAAGAGTATTATTAGTGAGTCACGGAGATTTTATAAAGACATTAACTATTAAATACTGGAAGGACAGTGATGGTATCCATGATATTGTCTTTCCAAATAATGGTAGTGTTACTCGTGGAATTTTGCATGATGATGGAAAATTCGAAATTGTTGATTACAACATCGATGCTGAAAAACTATAA
- a CDS encoding sulfite exporter TauE/SafE family protein encodes MTIWTIIFLLIGGVAGGLLSSVASMASLASYPVLLAVGIPPVYANVTNDAALIWTSIGSTISSTKELKGHWKETWFYTIFTVIGSVMGCVLLLSFPSSVFEKAVPFFIAFSGIMIIISGKHNALNTAKQPMWLKIVYLVALLIMGVYTGYFGAAGGVIVLVLLTYITNEKFIVINAIKNVVCGFANLVALIIFMFTSRIYWLQAIPLAIGMFIGGYIGPAILRRVPEKPVRIFIAALAFTQAGYFFYTAYLR; translated from the coding sequence ATGACAATTTGGACAATTATTTTCTTACTAATTGGTGGAGTAGCAGGTGGATTGTTATCATCTGTTGCTTCAATGGCTTCACTAGCATCATATCCAGTATTGCTTGCGGTTGGTATCCCACCTGTTTATGCTAATGTGACTAATGATGCAGCTCTAATTTGGACAAGTATAGGCTCGACTATTTCTTCAACCAAAGAGTTAAAGGGACATTGGAAGGAAACATGGTTTTATACGATATTTACTGTTATTGGGTCGGTAATGGGATGTGTGTTACTTCTTTCATTTCCATCTAGTGTTTTTGAAAAAGCTGTACCTTTTTTTATTGCATTTTCAGGAATTATGATCATCATTTCGGGTAAGCATAATGCATTAAACACAGCTAAACAGCCAATGTGGTTGAAAATAGTATATTTAGTTGCACTTTTAATTATGGGTGTTTACACAGGATATTTTGGTGCGGCAGGTGGAGTTATTGTATTAGTTCTTTTAACATATATTACTAATGAAAAATTTATTGTAATTAATGCGATAAAAAATGTAGTTTGTGGATTTGCTAATTTGGTAGCTTTAATTATTTTTATGTTCACGTCACGAATTTATTGGTTACAAGCTATTCCGCTTGCTATTGGTATGTTCATTGGTGGTTATATTGGACCAGCCATTTTAAGAAGAGTTCCAGAAAAACCAGTTAGAATTTTTATTGCTGCATTGGCATTTACACAAGCAGGATACTTCTTTTATACCGCATATTTGCGTTAA
- a CDS encoding HAD family hydrolase — MSTFNTLIFIPEGSLLNEKLAVKTALRQTLKYFGLDWGPAERLRYTSLQKQFKTLSITEQIDLSLSTFLKNDLSETHTIFDNEMKKQTRLVKGAIEFLDEISSKVSLILLAKETKEQIEPRLMPTELLSLFDHAYFADDFKEKLPNKNIFFKILKDHPDIDPDNILVIGTNLDEEIQGAENANLKSLWLAPKKDKIPISPRPTLHLSKLSDLSFYLDVN; from the coding sequence ATGTCTACATTTAATACATTAATTTTCATTCCAGAAGGCAGCCTTTTAAATGAAAAACTAGCTGTTAAAACTGCCTTGCGTCAAACCTTAAAATACTTCGGTCTTGATTGGGGACCAGCTGAGAGATTAAGATATACCAGTTTGCAAAAGCAATTCAAAACTCTATCAATTACTGAACAAATTGATCTATCTTTGTCTACTTTTTTAAAAAATGATCTTAGTGAAACGCATACCATTTTTGACAATGAAATGAAGAAACAAACTAGATTAGTTAAAGGCGCAATTGAATTTTTAGATGAAATCAGCAGCAAAGTATCTTTAATCTTACTCGCAAAAGAAACAAAAGAACAAATAGAACCGCGACTTATGCCGACAGAACTACTTAGCTTATTTGATCATGCTTATTTTGCTGATGACTTTAAAGAAAAATTGCCTAATAAAAATATCTTTTTCAAAATTCTTAAAGATCATCCTGATATTGATCCCGACAATATTTTAGTAATTGGTACTAATTTAGATGAAGAAATTCAAGGTGCTGAAAATGCCAATTTAAAATCACTTTGGCTTGCTCCTAAAAAAGATAAGATTCCAATTTCACCTCGTCCTACGCTCCATCTCAGTAAATTATCAGATCTCTCATTTTATTTAGACGTTAATTAA